One Epinephelus fuscoguttatus linkage group LG10, E.fuscoguttatus.final_Chr_v1 genomic window carries:
- the si:ch211-212d10.2 gene encoding Rieske domain-containing protein: MASGSGDEEGNTEGASWRLIGPAAGLSKKRCRLMYSSLGYDSDVCLFYVKGEFFAMDARCAHSGGPLCEGDIEEADGVLQVFCPWHDYNFDLRTGKSGTSLQQQVYEVKLEDGNVYVKHASRLSLEPFPADQKS, from the exons ATGGCTTCTGGCTCCGGAGACGAGGAGGGAAACACGGAAGGCGCTTCATGGAGGCTCATAGGCCCAGCAGCGGGGCTCTCCAAGAAGCGCTGCCGTCTCATGTACTCCTCCCTCGGCTACGACTCCGATGTCTGCCTCTTCTACGTGAAGGGGGAGTTTTTTGCCATGGATGCTCGCTGTGCGCACTCCG GCGGTCCTCTGTGTGAGGGGGACATCGAGGAGGCCGATGGAGTCCTGCAGGTCTTCTGTCCCTGGCACGACTACAACTTTGACCTCAGGACCGGGAAGTCAGGGACCTCCTTACAG CAACAAGTGTATGAAGTCAAGCTGGAGGATGGCAACGTATACGTGAAACATGCCAGCCGTCTCTCCTTGGAGCCTTTTCCTGCGGATCAGAAGAGTTGA